In Spiroplasma litorale, a single genomic region encodes these proteins:
- a CDS encoding RelA/SpoT family protein: MIAITSLDYEFDYVECRDVNILISEMRKYIKNKKAIDEVKRAYFYAEEKHKEQKRKNGDPFIIHPLSSAYYLAQWRMGPKTIIAGLLHDVIEDTPVTFSEIEEMWGTEVADIVEAVTKVSYFTKENREQMKANYLRKLFLSMIRDIRVIIVKIADRMHNLLTLKYMSPERQKVIAKETLEIYSTIAHRIGMKSAKNILEDYSFHYLNPAEYEKIKNLLEEDIESRKQIIADMISDIYKKFKLYNLPNDTVVFGRSKTIYSIYRKMNQFGKAFSDINDILAIRIITPKIDDCYKILGWIHGMYTPLSGRFKDYIATPKNNLYQSLHTTLANKDGIIFEVQIRTIEMDDIAEHGAAAHWKYKEGERNVSIEEKQKEIDQKVDMFTRLMNLEKLAYENLEIEYNDDHNFDFESELEETFKSDYLAPLIYILTPDGTVVTMPFGSTVLDFAYKIHTEIGNTTVGGKINGVFSPYNTILNSGEMVEIQTSKEVKPQEKWLRFVRTAAAKKAIESYLAEQRVKDEKKEKITNKKLILKTKREIDKYIIDNQLKWKVCSHEEILKKLEELDFKNIDEFLLNVGKGHYSIDEAVKYVFVSKEEIKDIEVINDIKTRKFKSSKARNDLIINGIEQVECTLSSCCYPIPYEKVVSFITKSKGIQVHRASCINIKNTKSTKNLLTTSWNKEVSDEHKYNTKLRIETYDRPALFLDIITLISNRRSGIQEVRLIVNNDTYTVNIGLTILISDLDELNTILTNLTEIPGVISVKRLTNEKDDLKRI, encoded by the coding sequence GTGATTGCTATTACTTCATTAGATTATGAATTTGATTATGTTGAGTGTAGAGATGTCAATATTTTAATTTCTGAAATGCGTAAATACATTAAAAATAAAAAGGCAATTGACGAAGTTAAAAGAGCATATTTTTATGCTGAAGAAAAACATAAAGAACAAAAAAGAAAAAATGGAGATCCATTTATTATCCATCCACTTTCATCTGCATATTATCTTGCACAATGACGTATGGGACCAAAAACAATAATTGCTGGTTTATTACATGATGTTATTGAAGATACACCAGTTACATTCTCTGAAATTGAGGAAATGTGGGGTACTGAAGTTGCTGATATTGTTGAAGCGGTAACAAAAGTTAGCTATTTTACAAAAGAAAATAGAGAGCAAATGAAGGCCAATTACTTGAGAAAATTATTTCTTTCTATGATCAGAGACATAAGAGTTATAATTGTCAAAATTGCTGATAGAATGCATAACTTGTTAACTCTTAAATATATGAGTCCTGAACGTCAAAAAGTTATTGCAAAAGAAACTCTTGAAATTTACTCTACTATTGCACATAGAATTGGTATGAAATCAGCCAAAAATATTTTGGAGGACTATTCTTTTCATTATTTAAATCCAGCAGAATATGAAAAAATAAAAAACTTACTAGAAGAAGACATTGAATCAAGAAAACAAATCATTGCAGATATGATAAGTGACATATATAAAAAATTTAAACTTTATAATTTACCAAACGATACTGTAGTTTTTGGTCGTTCTAAAACAATTTATTCAATATATAGAAAAATGAATCAATTTGGTAAAGCTTTTTCAGATATAAATGATATTTTAGCTATTAGAATAATAACACCAAAAATTGATGATTGTTATAAAATATTGGGTTGAATTCATGGTATGTATACTCCTTTATCAGGTCGTTTTAAGGACTATATTGCAACTCCGAAAAATAATTTATATCAATCATTGCACACAACTCTTGCTAATAAAGATGGAATCATTTTTGAAGTACAAATACGTACAATTGAAATGGATGACATCGCTGAACATGGTGCTGCCGCTCACTGAAAATATAAAGAGGGCGAAAGAAACGTAAGTATAGAAGAAAAACAAAAAGAAATTGACCAAAAAGTTGATATGTTTACAAGACTGATGAACTTAGAAAAACTTGCATATGAAAATTTAGAAATAGAATACAATGATGATCATAATTTTGATTTTGAATCAGAACTTGAAGAAACATTTAAAAGTGATTATCTAGCTCCTTTAATATATATTCTTACCCCTGATGGTACTGTTGTTACAATGCCTTTTGGTTCAACAGTTCTAGATTTTGCGTATAAAATTCATACTGAAATCGGAAACACAACTGTTGGTGGAAAAATTAATGGTGTTTTTTCACCATATAATACAATTTTAAATTCCGGAGAAATGGTAGAAATCCAAACCTCAAAAGAAGTTAAACCACAAGAAAAATGACTTAGATTTGTAAGAACTGCAGCAGCTAAAAAAGCAATTGAATCATATCTTGCAGAACAAAGAGTAAAAGATGAGAAAAAAGAAAAAATAACTAATAAAAAATTAATTCTTAAAACAAAAAGAGAAATTGATAAATATATTATTGATAACCAATTAAAATGAAAAGTTTGTTCTCATGAAGAAATTCTAAAAAAGCTAGAAGAATTAGATTTTAAAAATATTGATGAATTTTTATTAAATGTTGGAAAAGGTCATTATTCAATTGATGAAGCTGTAAAATATGTCTTTGTATCAAAAGAAGAAATAAAAGACATTGAGGTTATAAATGATATAAAAACAAGAAAATTCAAATCTTCAAAAGCCCGTAATGACCTAATAATAAATGGAATTGAACAAGTTGAATGTACATTGAGTAGTTGTTGTTATCCAATACCATATGAAAAAGTTGTTAGTTTTATTACTAAATCAAAAGGAATACAAGTTCATAGAGCTAGTTGTATAAATATAAAAAACACTAAGTCAACAAAAAACCTTTTAACAACATCATGAAATAAAGAAGTGTCAGATGAGCATAAATATAATACAAAATTAAGAATTGAAACTTATGATAGACCTGCTTTGTTTTTAGATATTATTACATTAATTTCAAATAGAAGATCAGGAATACAAGAAGTAAGATTAATTGTAAACAATGATACATACACTGTAAATATCGGTTTGACAATTCTAATTTCAGATTTGGATGAATTAAATACAATTTTAACAAATTTGACTGAAATTCCAGGAGTGATCAGTGTAAAAAGACTAACAAATGAAAAAGATGATCTTAAAAGAATATAA
- a CDS encoding ABC transporter ATP-binding protein — protein MENVVEFRNYVKKFKSTKIGPINFEIKKGTTTAILGASGSGKSVVIKTIIGAISNFDGDVFVSGFSKKKRKAHLANKEISFYTQMDFSLYEMNVVTYLKNMCIVLGIDKKSINQKVDYWLDFFDLKKDAHKKIKNFSWGMQNRLSLILSLIKDTEIIILDEPGANLDSSWRNKMRNLLIDYKNRNRTVIITSHNIDEINDLIDFYVVLEKGKLVFKGTKLDLNMYAKYKMYFYERFDYESFQKFLSGKNIKAFKYDELENSIVFATNSTKEINWIFLYLIKETTPILNLIKLPVNMDSIYKALEDNNEYKKEIEDLATAPVDKKSKKLALKLEKKAQKEQKLLEAKEKAENLKEIKVEIKPENIEKETKKIVEPEKPIDEKKVETKLESSENDPKKIIESEKPTEDSKPISEEKESEKSI, from the coding sequence TTGGAAAATGTTGTTGAATTTAGAAATTACGTGAAAAAGTTTAAGAGTACTAAAATTGGACCAATTAATTTTGAAATTAAAAAAGGAACAACCACTGCAATATTAGGGGCAAGTGGAAGTGGAAAATCAGTTGTTATTAAAACAATAATTGGTGCGATTTCTAATTTTGATGGTGATGTATTTGTATCTGGTTTTTCAAAGAAAAAAAGAAAAGCTCATTTAGCAAATAAAGAAATTAGTTTTTACACTCAAATGGATTTTTCGTTATATGAAATGAACGTTGTAACATATTTAAAAAATATGTGCATTGTTTTAGGAATTGATAAAAAATCAATTAATCAAAAAGTTGATTACTGGTTAGATTTTTTTGATTTAAAAAAAGATGCTCATAAAAAAATAAAAAACTTTTCATGAGGTATGCAAAATAGATTAAGTTTAATTTTATCTCTTATAAAAGATACAGAAATTATTATTCTTGATGAACCAGGAGCAAATTTAGACTCTTCATGAAGAAATAAAATGAGAAATTTATTAATAGATTATAAAAATAGAAACAGGACTGTTATTATTACTTCTCATAATATTGATGAAATAAATGATTTAATTGATTTTTATGTTGTTTTAGAAAAAGGTAAACTTGTATTTAAGGGAACAAAGCTTGATTTAAATATGTATGCCAAATATAAAATGTATTTTTATGAGAGATTTGACTATGAGTCATTCCAAAAATTTTTAAGTGGTAAAAATATAAAGGCATTTAAATATGATGAATTAGAAAACTCAATTGTTTTTGCAACTAATTCAACAAAAGAAATAAATTGAATTTTCTTATATTTAATAAAGGAAACAACTCCAATATTAAATCTAATAAAATTACCTGTAAATATGGATTCTATTTATAAAGCTCTTGAAGATAACAATGAATACAAGAAAGAAATAGAAGACTTAGCAACAGCTCCGGTTGATAAAAAAAGCAAAAAGCTTGCCTTAAAACTTGAGAAGAAGGCGCAAAAAGAACAAAAGTTACTTGAAGCAAAAGAGAAAGCTGAAAATTTAAAAGAAATAAAAGTTGAAATTAAACCTGAAAATATAGAAAAAGAAACCAAAAAAATCGTAGAACCTGAAAAACCAATCGATGAAAAAAAAGTTGAAACTAAGTTAGAAAGTTCTGAAAATGATCCAAAAAAAATAATAGAATCTGAAAAACCAACTGAAGATAGCAAACCTATTTCAGAAGAAAAAGAATCAGAAAAATCTATTTAA
- a CDS encoding DeoR/GlpR family DNA-binding transcription regulator: MFKEKRLELIINYVNKHGYATNESISNELKIPFTTLRRDLNELHKENYLVKVHGGAKVVKEKSILEENLTEKMSSNIEAKKNIAEKALHCIKQNESVFLDAGSTTYFLAKIIKKELNNKIYTNSILNAQILANNGVEDINLLPGKLKLKTNAIVGVETINSLKKYYFDVAFIGTNAIDSEYNFYTTDEDEAEVKRIVIKNSNLAFALADKSKLKSKSFVKYGDKTQLALINEEE; this comes from the coding sequence ATGTTTAAAGAAAAAAGGCTCGAGTTAATAATAAATTATGTTAATAAACATGGTTATGCAACAAATGAATCAATTTCTAATGAACTTAAAATACCTTTTACCACTTTGAGACGTGATTTAAATGAGTTACATAAAGAGAACTATTTAGTTAAAGTTCACGGAGGAGCAAAAGTTGTTAAGGAAAAATCAATATTAGAAGAAAATTTGACTGAAAAAATGTCTTCTAATATTGAAGCTAAAAAAAATATTGCAGAAAAAGCTTTGCATTGCATAAAGCAAAATGAATCTGTGTTTTTAGATGCTGGTTCAACAACATATTTTTTAGCAAAAATAATCAAGAAAGAATTAAACAATAAAATTTACACAAACTCCATTTTAAATGCACAAATTTTAGCAAATAATGGAGTTGAAGATATTAATTTATTACCAGGTAAACTAAAATTAAAAACAAATGCTATTGTTGGTGTGGAAACTATAAATTCATTAAAAAAATATTATTTTGATGTTGCATTCATTGGTACAAATGCAATTGACTCAGAATATAATTTTTATACAACTGATGAAGATGAAGCTGAGGTAAAAAGAATTGTCATAAAAAACTCAAATCTAGCATTTGCTTTAGCTGACAAAAGTAAACTAAAATCTAAATCTTTTGTAAAATATGGTGATAAAACACAACTTGCATTAATTAATGAAGAGGAGTAA
- a CDS encoding 1-phosphofructokinase, giving the protein MIYTITLNPAIDHIILVDKNINLGMTNYYSNDYDVIGGKGINAAIVLNNLEDNVEAIGILGKDNKDIFIKKFNEIGLKNNFFINEGSTRVNYKIKNLSINQETELNGMGFKTQESNLLNIKDYIKKNVSEKDIVIVTGSIAMGINDNIYKEIGEIVVNKKALLVCDCKNELLKNVLEVKPYIIKPNLEEICSTFNIEYKDNFSFDEIENLINKLKILGARNILLSMGSDGSMYFSEDNSVYKVGVAKGKLVNSVGAGDSMLAGFVYGINNNLDIENTLKYAASCGGATAFTEWLANKKEIIDLLEQISVTKIK; this is encoded by the coding sequence ATGATATACACTATAACATTGAACCCTGCCATTGATCATATTATTCTAGTTGATAAAAATATTAATTTAGGAATGACTAATTATTATTCGAATGATTATGATGTTATTGGTGGTAAAGGTATAAATGCTGCAATTGTACTAAATAATCTTGAGGATAATGTTGAGGCAATTGGAATATTGGGAAAAGATAATAAAGACATTTTTATAAAAAAATTTAATGAAATAGGTTTGAAAAATAATTTTTTTATAAATGAAGGTAGTACAAGAGTTAACTATAAAATTAAAAATTTATCTATTAACCAAGAAACTGAATTAAATGGAATGGGATTTAAAACGCAAGAAAGTAATCTATTAAATATTAAAGACTACATTAAAAAAAATGTTAGTGAAAAAGATATTGTAATAGTTACTGGAAGTATTGCGATGGGGATTAATGACAATATTTATAAAGAAATTGGTGAAATTGTAGTAAATAAAAAAGCATTATTAGTATGTGATTGTAAAAACGAATTATTAAAAAATGTTTTAGAAGTAAAACCCTACATAATTAAACCTAATCTGGAAGAAATATGTTCAACATTTAACATTGAATATAAGGATAATTTCTCATTTGATGAAATTGAGAATCTTATAAATAAATTGAAAATTTTAGGAGCAAGAAACATTTTATTAAGTATGGGATCAGATGGAAGTATGTATTTTTCAGAAGATAATAGTGTTTATAAAGTTGGGGTTGCAAAAGGTAAATTAGTAAACTCAGTTGGTGCTGGAGATAGTATGCTTGCAGGTTTTGTTTATGGAATAAATAATAATTTAGATATAGAAAATACATTAAAATATGCAGCATCATGTGGAGGAGCAACTGCTTTTACAGAATGATTAGCTAATAAAAAAGAAATAATTGATTTATTAGAACAAATTAGTGTTACTAAAATTAAATAA
- a CDS encoding PTS fructose transporter subunit IIABC, whose protein sequence is MELKDLFKKEISFFEKDLKTKEEVITFLSNELLKNKFINSKEEFGKAVYRRESEGSTGVGDGIAIPHVLNSTVKESAIAFVKLKNKIDWQSLDDQPIDLVFMIMTNGKDGNEHLSALADLSGYLMKSNVQKTLRNASKIDDVKKALSKNETKEDKKTNNDGGYDLIGITACPTGIAHTYMAAEKLEEYAKSKGLTVKIETQGRRGTENKLTKSDIENAKIIIFGHDKALEGLSRFNGKKVLDTSTKEVIFKGDKLIEKFQLGEGLKTIKAAADTDEGSGELTLKKFLDVKGNLLGGLSRMLPFVVAGGIVLGIGFLIDFAAGNGDAKGLFGVTNPAAGWFSAIGKTAMTMMVPILGAYIAYSIVGSQGLMPGMIAGLLSTNVMKFAYVGKFSDVKEWDGLFTKLLPSNIAGNESGFIGALFGGYIAALLVFGWSKAMRKFPKSLTGVRDIVFIPVISLLSISLVMFAINIPLGYLMSSIQSGIQWLAVNNLLVVVSVLIGFMMCVDMGGPINKIAYAIGNLAVSSELIKDSTLVGYDQQTIVMASAMVAGMVPPIMIAASTIMFPKVWTLKDKDAAKANWLMGACFVSEGAIPFMVKDPKRVAVSAMLGGAIVGLVIGLGKVTLSASHGGIFVFALLSSKVADSSGTLSGLSIGAGIGFTLLGLSIAVVVSALTLSFWRLIDIKRGVLILDSTNGVKESLNNKLNRFKNLLEKNNKYEKKVLDLKNKISNYETYENKLKEKQNIYLEKSEKAKQEKLLKIEKNKELKQQKKEHRRN, encoded by the coding sequence ATGGAATTAAAAGACTTATTTAAAAAAGAAATATCATTTTTTGAAAAAGATTTAAAAACAAAAGAAGAAGTTATAACATTTTTATCTAATGAACTTTTAAAAAATAAATTTATAAACTCAAAAGAAGAATTTGGAAAAGCAGTTTATAGAAGAGAATCAGAAGGTTCAACTGGTGTTGGAGATGGTATTGCTATACCGCACGTATTAAATTCTACTGTTAAAGAATCTGCAATTGCATTTGTTAAATTAAAAAATAAAATTGATTGACAATCATTGGATGATCAACCAATTGATTTAGTTTTTATGATTATGACAAATGGAAAAGATGGAAATGAACATCTAAGTGCGTTAGCTGATTTATCAGGATATTTAATGAAATCAAATGTTCAAAAAACTTTAAGAAATGCTAGCAAAATTGATGATGTTAAAAAAGCATTATCAAAAAATGAAACTAAAGAGGATAAAAAAACAAATAATGATGGAGGATATGATTTAATTGGTATAACAGCTTGTCCAACAGGTATTGCTCATACTTATATGGCTGCTGAAAAACTTGAAGAATATGCAAAATCAAAAGGTTTAACAGTTAAAATTGAAACTCAAGGTAGAAGAGGTACTGAAAATAAACTTACTAAAAGTGATATTGAAAATGCAAAAATTATTATTTTTGGTCATGATAAAGCTCTTGAAGGACTTTCAAGATTTAATGGAAAAAAAGTATTGGACACTTCTACAAAAGAAGTAATATTTAAAGGTGATAAACTAATAGAAAAGTTTCAATTAGGAGAAGGATTAAAAACTATTAAAGCAGCAGCAGATACTGATGAAGGTTCAGGAGAATTAACACTTAAAAAATTCCTTGATGTAAAAGGTAATTTACTTGGAGGTTTATCAAGAATGTTACCATTTGTAGTTGCTGGTGGTATTGTATTAGGTATCGGATTTTTAATTGATTTTGCAGCAGGTAATGGTGATGCAAAAGGGTTATTTGGTGTTACAAATCCAGCTGCTGGTTGATTTTCAGCAATAGGTAAGACAGCGATGACTATGATGGTGCCAATTTTAGGGGCTTACATTGCATATTCAATAGTAGGTTCGCAAGGTTTGATGCCTGGAATGATTGCAGGTTTATTGTCAACAAATGTAATGAAATTTGCGTATGTAGGAAAGTTTAGTGATGTAAAAGAATGAGATGGATTATTTACAAAATTATTACCATCGAATATTGCAGGGAATGAATCTGGATTTATAGGAGCTTTATTCGGAGGGTACATAGCTGCATTGCTAGTATTCGGATGAAGTAAAGCGATGAGAAAATTTCCAAAATCATTAACTGGAGTTAGAGACATTGTGTTTATACCAGTTATATCATTACTATCTATAAGTCTTGTTATGTTTGCAATTAATATACCACTAGGTTATTTGATGAGTTCTATTCAGTCAGGTATACAATGGTTAGCCGTTAACAATCTACTAGTAGTAGTATCAGTTTTAATTGGATTTATGATGTGTGTAGATATGGGTGGACCCATTAATAAAATAGCCTATGCAATAGGTAATCTTGCAGTAAGTAGTGAACTTATAAAAGATAGTACTTTAGTTGGTTATGATCAACAAACTATAGTAATGGCATCTGCAATGGTTGCTGGTATGGTGCCTCCAATTATGATTGCTGCTTCAACAATTATGTTTCCAAAAGTTTGAACATTAAAAGATAAAGATGCAGCTAAAGCCAATTGATTAATGGGAGCATGTTTTGTGTCAGAGGGAGCAATACCATTTATGGTTAAAGACCCTAAAAGAGTTGCAGTAAGCGCAATGTTAGGTGGAGCAATTGTAGGACTAGTTATTGGTTTGGGAAAAGTTACACTTTCTGCTAGTCATGGTGGTATATTTGTGTTTGCGTTATTATCATCAAAAGTAGCTGACTCTTCTGGTACTTTATCAGGGTTGTCAATAGGTGCAGGAATTGGATTTACATTATTAGGTTTATCAATTGCTGTAGTTGTTAGTGCACTAACTTTAAGTTTTTGAAGATTAATTGACATTAAAAGAGGGGTATTAATACTAGATTCTACTAATGGTGTTAAAGAATCATTAAATAATAAATTAAATAGATTTAAAAATTTATTAGAGAAAAATAATAAATATGAAAAAAAAGTTTTAGATCTAAAAAATAAAATATCTAACTATGAAACTTATGAAAATAAATTAAAAGAAAAACAAAATATTTATTTAGAAAAATCAGAAAAAGCAAAACAAGAAAAACTATTAAAAATAGAAAAAAATAAAGAGTTAAAACAACAAAAAAAAGAACACAGAAGAAATTAG